Proteins encoded in a region of the Augochlora pura isolate Apur16 chromosome 4, APUR_v2.2.1, whole genome shotgun sequence genome:
- the Eve gene encoding segmentation protein even-skipped, whose amino-acid sequence MQGYQRNFEEQQRDQRDDETIVVDLVTPQYQLSPPHSPPSGNAAKTPDKDSSPSQQQQHPLSSMDPNIRRYRTAFTREQLSRLEKEFHRENYVSRPRRCELAAQLHLPESTIKVWFQNRRMKDKRQRMAMAWPYAMYTDPTLAATLLAAASVTLPPPPYHGGPGLQPTHMAPGYPAAAAAAYYAARYSPYTGVVPTSSSAALHRPHPRTAASYPAHPHILQHHSTLPPLHLSALGVPTVDNAAFQMNSPPTNAATTYRPTLVAELSPVHSDASSDCDCVGAQHHPGHPAGQQIHDKNSPPPTVGHPPTIKLPTCLPTNIQTIGAFETKNAYAGLVAAPSVVQATKIEPPKLFQPYKNDIPERA is encoded by the exons ATGCAGGGCTACCAGAGGAATTTCGAAGAGCAGCAGAGGGACCAAAGGGATGACGAGACGATCGTCGTGGACCTCGTCACGCCGCAGTACCAGCTGAGCCCTCCGCACAGCCCGCCGTCGGGGAACGCGGCGAAAACGCCGGACAAAG ACTCGTCGCCGtcgcagcaacagcagcaccCCTTGTCGTCCATGGACCCGAATATCAGGAGGTATCGCACCGCGTTCACCAGGGAGCAACTGTCGCGATTGGAGAAGGAGTTCCACAGGGAGAATTACGTGAGCAGGCCGAGAAGATGCGAGCTGGCCGCTCAACTACACCTGCCCGAGTCGACGATCAAG GTGTGGTTCCAAAACCGTCGAATGAAGGACAAACGCCAGCGGATGGCGATGGCGTGGCCGTACGCCATGTACACGGACCCGACCCTCGCCGCCACCTTGCTGGCCGCAGCCTCGGTCACGCTGCCGCCACCGCCTTACCACGGCGGGCCAGGCCTGCAGCCGACACACATGGCACCGGGCTAcccggcggccgcggcggccgccTATTACGCGGCCAGGTATTCGCCTTACACGGGAGTAGTGCCCACGAGCAGCTCCGCGGCCCTCCACAGGCCTCATCCACGCACGGCGGCCAGCTACCCGGCGCACCCCCATATCCTCCAGCATCACTCGACGCTGCCTCCCCTGCACTTGTCGGCCCTGGGCGTTCCCACCGTCGACAACGCCGCCTTCCAGATGAACAGCCCACCCACGAACGCGGCGACCACCTACAGGCCGACCTTGGTCGCCGAGCTGAGTCCGGTGCACTCGGACGCTTCGAGCGACTGCGACTGCGTCGGGGCGCAGCACCACCCTGGCCATCCCGCCGGCCAACAGATCCACGACAAGAACAGCCCGCCGCCGACCGTCGGCCACCCACCTACGATCAAGCTGCCGACCTGCCTGCCGACCAACATCCAAACGATCGGCGCGTTCGAGACGAAGAACGCGTACGCGGGCCTCGTCGCGGCGCCCAGCGTCGTCCAAGCGACCAAGATCGAGCCGCCGAAGCTGTTCCAGCCGTACAAGAACGACATACCCGAGAGAGCGTAA